From the genome of Geothrix sp. 21YS21S-4, one region includes:
- a CDS encoding asparaginase produces MRAILLLHTGGTLGMMPSGEPASLAPGRFLDHLLEQVPELGQMASLSVEVPFNQDSACVEPGDILALAARIRATARDFDGFVIIHGTDTMAFTASCLGFLLADLGKPVVLTGSQRPLAFVRSDARSNLVNAVDLACRAVPEVGICFGTHWVRGVAADKLSVHQFEAFQSPNLPPLAEIGAEIRLHPDAGRFEHRVPAGLDGGLDLDIHTVTPHPGMAWSVPPSTARAVLIQAFGAGNLPMGRADLGAFLRHCEDRKLPVVVTSQCPYGGVDLSAYEMGRKIEAASAISGGLHTRWAALAKLALVLGAGGGVEEVREAFRTQWAGEPMPGEAWPQA; encoded by the coding sequence ATGCGCGCGATCCTGCTCCTCCACACCGGCGGCACCCTGGGGATGATGCCCAGCGGGGAGCCCGCGTCCCTGGCACCGGGGCGCTTCCTGGACCACCTGCTGGAGCAGGTGCCGGAGCTGGGGCAGATGGCGAGCCTGTCCGTGGAAGTGCCCTTCAACCAGGACTCGGCCTGCGTCGAGCCCGGCGACATCCTGGCGCTGGCCGCGCGGATCCGCGCCACGGCGCGCGACTTCGACGGGTTCGTGATCATCCACGGCACCGACACCATGGCCTTCACCGCCTCCTGCCTGGGCTTCCTCCTGGCGGACCTGGGCAAGCCCGTGGTGCTCACGGGCAGCCAGCGGCCCCTGGCCTTCGTCCGCAGCGACGCCCGCAGCAACCTGGTGAACGCCGTGGACCTGGCCTGCCGGGCGGTGCCGGAAGTGGGGATCTGCTTCGGCACCCACTGGGTGCGCGGCGTGGCGGCGGACAAGCTGAGCGTCCACCAGTTCGAGGCCTTCCAGAGCCCCAACCTGCCGCCCCTGGCGGAGATCGGCGCGGAGATCCGCCTCCATCCCGACGCCGGCCGCTTCGAGCACCGGGTGCCGGCGGGGCTGGACGGCGGCCTGGACCTCGACATCCACACCGTCACGCCCCATCCGGGGATGGCCTGGAGCGTGCCTCCGAGCACCGCGCGGGCCGTCCTGATCCAGGCGTTCGGCGCGGGAAACCTGCCCATGGGCCGCGCCGACCTCGGGGCCTTCCTCCGCCACTGCGAGGATCGGAAACTGCCCGTGGTGGTCACCTCCCAGTGCCCCTACGGCGGCGTGGACCTGTCCGCCTACGAGATGGGGCGGAAGATCGAGGCCGCGAGCGCCATCTCCGGAGGCCTCCACACGCGGTGGGCCGCCCTCGCCAAACTGGCCCTCGTCCTGGGCGCCGGTGGAGGTGTCGAGGA
- a CDS encoding YoaK family protein has protein sequence MRRIPRYLQMIAARYLRRLLGNRLTGHQLQTAVEAALATLPIQEKLLVREGSLRSESLNRQLAWAMAFVAGAVNAGGFLAVSHYTSHMTGVVSSMADELAGGDLITALAALAMMVSFLAGAFVCTLLISFGQRHRMRSRYALTMALEAVLLLVFGFMGNRLQQEIRLTLPTTVMLLCFIMGLHNAVTSIISGAAVRTTHLTGTVTDIGIELGRLAYVNVHHRHGRERIVANRAKLKLLLLILVSFLGGGVMGALGFRHIGFKVTVPLAGFLCFLAARPLLLEIRLLLHRLGRAWVPED, from the coding sequence ATGCGTCGCATTCCCCGCTACCTCCAGATGATCGCTGCCCGGTATCTCCGCCGGCTTCTGGGAAATCGCCTGACCGGACATCAGCTCCAGACGGCGGTGGAGGCGGCCCTGGCCACCCTTCCCATCCAGGAGAAGCTCCTGGTGCGGGAGGGCTCGCTCCGGTCGGAATCCCTGAACCGCCAGCTCGCGTGGGCCATGGCCTTCGTGGCCGGCGCGGTGAACGCGGGCGGGTTCCTGGCGGTCAGCCACTACACCTCCCACATGACGGGCGTGGTCTCCTCCATGGCCGACGAACTGGCCGGCGGAGACCTGATCACGGCCCTGGCGGCCCTCGCCATGATGGTCAGCTTCCTCGCAGGGGCCTTCGTCTGCACCCTGCTGATCAGCTTCGGCCAGCGCCACCGGATGCGCAGCCGCTACGCCCTCACCATGGCCCTGGAGGCGGTGCTGCTGCTGGTCTTCGGCTTCATGGGCAACCGGCTGCAGCAGGAGATCCGCCTGACCCTGCCCACGACGGTGATGCTGCTGTGCTTCATCATGGGCCTTCACAACGCGGTGACCTCCATCATCTCCGGCGCGGCGGTGCGGACCACCCACCTGACGGGGACGGTGACGGACATCGGGATCGAGCTGGGCCGCCTGGCCTACGTGAACGTCCACCATCGCCACGGGCGGGAGCGCATCGTCGCCAACCGCGCCAAGCTGAAGCTCCTCCTGCTGATCCTGGTCTCGTTCCTGGGCGGGGGCGTGATGGGCGCCCTGGGCTTCCGCCACATCGGGTTCAAGGTCACGGTCCCCCTCGCGGGCTTCCTGTGCTTCCTCGCGGCGCGCCCGCTCCTTCTGGAAATCCGGCTGCTCCTCCACCGCCTCGGGCGGGCGTGGGTGCCCGAGGACTGA
- the ligA gene encoding NAD-dependent DNA ligase LigA has translation MTDLRGRLKELADAVREHRRRYYVLDAPVISDAEYDALERELKALEEAHPEWADPNSPTRRVGAPPVDAFEKRRHAVPMLSLDNAYSEAELREWEARWRRIAPEVAPRYAAELKVDGLSLSLRYEHGELVEALTRGDGETGEVVTENARTIADIPLRLPSGAPENLTVRGEVFLSRRRWEALNRQRDERGEVRFANPRNAASGTMKLLDSREVAARGLSFLPWQALAPQEEEGHAEAMGRLAGWGFARMPAHAEGDLEAMLAFIGVQAEARLKLPFDTDGVVLKVPDVAVQRRLGATDRVPRWAVAFKYPAVQATTTVRGVIWQVGRTGKLTPVAELDAVEVAGSTVRRATLHNADEMARLGLKVGHRVFIEKGGEVIPKVVALVPGEELRDLPLPPIPTACPVCGGDVGKTDEAEVAIRCLNPECPAKLVARFLHFGGRSALDVEGMGDALVEQLVASARFDQPWEVFTLLQNREGFAFLAGLERMAEKSAQNVLDALDAARTKPLARWIHALGIPMVGARTAELLAEAQPSLEALWAAEELRLQAVEEVGPKVAAAVRAFAALHPELPARLAALDIRPTPPEPRDRGGLPLSGEVAVVTGTLPSLSREDAEARLKRLGAKVTGSVSAKTTLLVAGEKAGSKLAKAEALGLPVRDEAWLRALGD, from the coding sequence GTGACGGATCTGCGGGGGCGCCTGAAGGAACTGGCGGACGCGGTGCGGGAGCATCGGCGGCGCTACTACGTGCTGGACGCGCCGGTCATCTCGGATGCCGAGTACGACGCCCTGGAGCGGGAGCTGAAGGCCCTGGAGGAGGCGCATCCGGAGTGGGCCGATCCCAACAGCCCCACCCGCCGGGTGGGCGCCCCGCCCGTGGATGCCTTCGAGAAACGGCGCCACGCGGTGCCCATGCTCAGCCTCGACAACGCCTACTCCGAGGCCGAACTGCGCGAGTGGGAGGCCCGCTGGCGCCGGATCGCGCCCGAGGTGGCGCCCCGCTATGCCGCGGAGCTGAAGGTGGACGGCCTGTCCCTGTCCCTGCGCTACGAGCACGGCGAGCTGGTGGAGGCCCTCACCCGGGGCGACGGCGAGACGGGCGAAGTGGTGACGGAAAACGCCCGCACCATCGCCGACATCCCGCTGCGGCTGCCTTCGGGGGCTCCCGAGAACCTCACGGTGCGGGGCGAGGTGTTCCTCTCCCGGCGGCGGTGGGAGGCGCTGAACCGCCAGCGGGACGAGCGAGGCGAGGTGCGGTTCGCCAATCCCCGGAACGCGGCCAGCGGCACCATGAAGCTCCTGGACAGCCGGGAGGTGGCGGCCCGGGGCCTGTCCTTCCTGCCCTGGCAGGCGCTGGCCCCCCAGGAGGAAGAGGGGCATGCGGAGGCCATGGGGCGGCTCGCGGGCTGGGGCTTCGCGCGGATGCCGGCCCACGCGGAGGGCGATCTGGAGGCGATGCTCGCGTTCATCGGCGTCCAGGCGGAAGCCCGCCTCAAGCTGCCCTTCGACACCGACGGCGTGGTGCTGAAAGTCCCCGACGTGGCCGTGCAGCGGCGGTTGGGGGCGACGGACCGCGTCCCGCGCTGGGCGGTCGCCTTCAAGTATCCGGCCGTCCAGGCGACCACCACGGTCCGGGGCGTGATCTGGCAGGTGGGCCGCACGGGAAAGCTCACGCCCGTCGCTGAACTGGATGCGGTGGAAGTGGCGGGTTCCACCGTGCGCCGCGCGACCCTCCACAATGCCGACGAGATGGCGCGCCTGGGCCTGAAGGTGGGCCATCGCGTGTTCATCGAGAAGGGCGGCGAAGTCATTCCCAAGGTGGTCGCCCTCGTTCCCGGCGAAGAGCTCCGGGACCTGCCGCTTCCGCCGATTCCCACGGCCTGCCCGGTGTGCGGCGGGGACGTGGGCAAGACGGATGAAGCCGAAGTGGCCATCCGCTGCCTGAACCCCGAATGCCCCGCCAAGCTGGTGGCCCGGTTCCTCCACTTCGGCGGTCGTTCCGCCCTCGATGTCGAAGGCATGGGCGACGCCCTGGTGGAGCAGCTGGTGGCCTCGGCCCGCTTCGACCAGCCGTGGGAGGTCTTCACGCTCCTCCAGAACCGCGAGGGCTTCGCCTTCCTGGCGGGCCTGGAGCGCATGGCGGAGAAATCCGCTCAGAACGTCCTGGACGCGCTGGACGCGGCCCGCACCAAGCCCCTCGCGCGGTGGATCCACGCCCTGGGCATCCCCATGGTGGGCGCCCGCACCGCGGAACTGCTGGCCGAGGCCCAGCCCTCCCTGGAGGCGCTATGGGCCGCGGAGGAGCTCCGGCTCCAGGCCGTGGAGGAAGTGGGACCGAAGGTGGCGGCGGCCGTCCGGGCGTTCGCGGCCCTCCATCCCGAACTTCCCGCGCGGCTCGCGGCCCTGGACATCCGGCCCACGCCGCCGGAGCCCCGGGATCGCGGCGGGCTGCCCCTGTCGGGCGAAGTGGCGGTGGTGACGGGCACGCTTCCCAGCCTGTCGCGGGAGGACGCGGAAGCTCGGCTGAAGCGCCTCGGCGCCAAGGTCACCGGCAGCGTCTCGGCCAAGACGACCCTGCTCGTGGCCGGGGAGAAGGCCGGGTCGAAACTGGCCAAGGCGGAGGCCCTGGGCCTTCCCGTGCGGGACGAAGCGTGGCTGCGCGCCCTCGGGGACTGA
- a CDS encoding PLP-dependent aspartate aminotransferase family protein produces the protein MNPEARFDTRCIHAGQAPDPTSGAIMTPVFFTSTYVQEGLGINKGFDYARVRNPTRDALEANLAALEGGAHGMAFGSGMAAVQAIFEQLSAGDHVVLGDNVYGGTFRLLDKVMTRFGLTYTQVDTGDLTAFRAALRPQTKLVMLETPTNPMLGITDIPGVRAAMAEAGCTAVLAVDNTFATPYNQRPLDLGADLVFHSTTKYLNGHSDSIGGIAITSREDIAEGLRFHQKAAGGILSPMESWLILRGTKTLHLRMERHNASALRIARWLEGRKDLKAVHYPGLESHPQHALAHQQMKGFSGIVTFDTGDAERTRRMASAFKVFSLAESLGGVESLVCHPASMTHGSVPEADRRRLGISDSLLRLSVGVEDVQDLIEDLEHVLKV, from the coding sequence ATGAATCCCGAGGCCCGTTTCGACACCCGCTGCATCCACGCCGGCCAGGCGCCCGATCCCACCAGCGGCGCCATCATGACGCCCGTGTTCTTCACCAGCACCTACGTGCAGGAGGGGCTGGGCATCAACAAGGGCTTCGACTACGCCCGCGTCCGCAACCCCACCCGCGACGCCCTGGAAGCCAACCTGGCGGCCCTGGAGGGGGGCGCCCACGGGATGGCGTTCGGGTCGGGCATGGCGGCGGTCCAGGCCATCTTCGAGCAGCTGTCGGCGGGCGACCACGTCGTCCTGGGCGACAACGTGTACGGCGGGACCTTCCGCCTGCTCGACAAGGTGATGACGCGGTTCGGGCTGACCTACACCCAGGTGGACACCGGCGATCTGACCGCCTTCCGGGCCGCCCTGCGCCCCCAGACCAAGCTCGTGATGCTGGAGACGCCCACCAATCCCATGCTGGGGATCACCGACATCCCGGGCGTCCGCGCCGCCATGGCGGAGGCGGGCTGCACGGCGGTGCTGGCCGTGGACAACACCTTCGCCACGCCCTACAACCAGCGGCCCCTGGACCTGGGGGCGGACCTGGTCTTCCACTCCACCACCAAGTACCTGAATGGCCACAGCGACTCCATCGGCGGCATCGCCATCACCAGCCGCGAGGACATCGCCGAGGGCTTGCGGTTCCACCAGAAGGCCGCGGGCGGGATCCTGTCGCCCATGGAATCCTGGCTGATCCTGCGGGGCACCAAGACCCTGCACCTCCGCATGGAGCGCCACAACGCCAGCGCCCTTCGGATCGCGCGGTGGCTGGAGGGACGGAAGGACCTGAAGGCCGTCCACTACCCCGGCCTGGAATCCCATCCCCAGCACGCCCTGGCCCACCAGCAGATGAAGGGCTTCTCGGGGATCGTGACCTTCGACACGGGCGATGCCGAGCGGACCCGCCGCATGGCCTCGGCTTTCAAGGTCTTCTCGCTCGCCGAGAGCCTCGGGGGCGTGGAGAGCCTCGTCTGCCACCCCGCCAGCATGACCCACGGCAGCGTGCCCGAAGCCGACCGCCGCCGCCTGGGGATCAGCGACAGCCTGCTCCGCCTCAGCGTGGGCGTGGAGGACGTCCAGGACCTGATCGAGGATCTGGAGCACGTCCTGAAGGTCTAG
- a CDS encoding serine/threonine-protein kinase, protein MLTHLGKFEIVQLLAQGSMGEVYVGRDPILNREVAIKVIHPSASVGAAARERFATEARAAGALNHPNIVTIHEMGEDQGVLYLAMELVKGEDLGTLIRAGTLSPRDTLEVLAQVCDGLAVAHRQKVLHRDLKPSNLRVVWDGTLLQAKILDFGVAKILNSDTTDEGTVFGTVNYMAPEYLQSGRPDSRSDLFAVGVILYEALAGLPPFDGPSPGSVIYRLLHATPPPLPPTAYRGISREVQGILNRALAKDPAQRFQTAEELASALRRAKDPLWRWNQERPTTALPLHPAPSAARTALPTPPKGLPLAALRPAAAVPPVSPSSSPVPAKGDPKAEVRRDVLETTRLQLLQAIDLDPRNVRAHALLLVTLYRLGRLDAMMQTFRHARDRGISSSALRAIPRCAQLAEEEERACRLPLDQHQEFLAFLRSAE, encoded by the coding sequence GTGCTGACGCACCTTGGCAAGTTCGAAATCGTCCAGTTGTTGGCTCAGGGAAGCATGGGCGAGGTCTACGTGGGGCGGGATCCGATCCTGAACCGGGAAGTGGCCATCAAGGTCATCCACCCTTCCGCCAGCGTGGGCGCCGCCGCCCGGGAGCGCTTCGCCACCGAGGCCCGCGCGGCGGGCGCGCTGAACCATCCCAACATCGTGACGATCCATGAGATGGGGGAGGACCAGGGCGTGCTCTACCTGGCCATGGAGCTGGTGAAGGGCGAGGACCTGGGCACCCTCATCCGCGCCGGGACGCTGTCGCCCCGGGACACCCTGGAGGTCCTGGCCCAGGTCTGCGACGGACTGGCCGTCGCCCACCGCCAGAAGGTGCTCCACCGGGACCTCAAGCCGTCGAACCTGCGGGTGGTGTGGGACGGGACGCTCCTCCAGGCCAAGATCCTGGATTTCGGCGTGGCCAAGATCCTCAACTCCGACACCACCGACGAGGGCACGGTCTTCGGAACCGTGAACTACATGGCGCCGGAGTACTTGCAGAGCGGCCGGCCGGACTCGCGCAGCGACCTGTTCGCGGTGGGCGTGATCCTGTACGAGGCCCTCGCGGGCCTGCCCCCCTTCGACGGGCCGAGTCCGGGATCGGTGATCTACCGCCTGCTCCACGCGACGCCGCCGCCGCTTCCTCCCACCGCTTATCGCGGGATCAGCCGGGAAGTGCAGGGAATCCTGAACCGCGCCCTGGCCAAGGATCCCGCCCAGCGGTTCCAGACCGCCGAGGAGCTGGCTTCCGCCCTCCGCCGCGCCAAGGATCCCCTCTGGCGGTGGAACCAGGAGCGGCCCACCACGGCCCTGCCGCTCCATCCGGCGCCCTCGGCCGCCCGGACGGCGCTGCCCACGCCTCCCAAGGGCCTGCCCTTGGCAGCGCTCCGGCCGGCCGCCGCCGTGCCTCCGGTCTCCCCTTCGTCTTCTCCGGTGCCGGCGAAGGGCGATCCCAAGGCGGAAGTCCGGCGCGACGTTCTGGAGACCACCCGGCTTCAGCTCCTGCAGGCCATCGACCTCGATCCTCGCAACGTCCGCGCCCACGCGCTGCTGCTGGTGACCCTCTACCGCCTGGGGCGCCTGGACGCGATGATGCAGACCTTCCGCCACGCCCGCGACCGCGGCATCTCTTCCTCAGCGCTGCGGGCCATCCCGCGTTGCGCCCAGTTGGCGGAAGAGGAGGAGCGCGCCTGCCGCCTGCCGCTGGACCAGCACCAGGAGTTCCTGGCCTTTCTGCGCTCGGCGGAATGA
- a CDS encoding response regulator, with the protein MPRLLLVDDNPSIHRIAESLLAPTDVELVCVDSGAEALSRLEKGDRFDVILVDTAMPGMDGWTLLDRLRGMESTARLPIAVMAGVLDPVDPAKLAKAPIQGFLKKPIELRELGDRVKALLVTPVPAPPSAPAEASPFSTLPPTAVHDLLPASEAPDSKPAAPEEDLLLLTADDLWPEETAAEVPAPDVPTAEIPLELEELDLESLQDLVPDEDVPTPAPGEPPPATPEEDAAFLPDLDALDALSSELELPPLPEVESEADEIPSSSAEMAAAALLAQGAPAPPAVEEPAPAPPESVPHSDPAPAAAGQSPAAPGQEAVSAEQARALVQALVADPVLVDALVKAVVARMGDQVVREIAWEVMPDLAGRLQR; encoded by the coding sequence ATGCCGCGCCTCCTCCTCGTGGACGACAACCCGAGCATCCATCGCATCGCCGAGTCCCTCCTCGCCCCCACGGACGTGGAACTGGTGTGCGTCGATTCGGGCGCGGAGGCCCTCAGCCGGCTGGAGAAGGGCGACCGCTTCGACGTGATCCTGGTGGACACCGCCATGCCGGGAATGGACGGCTGGACCCTGCTGGACCGGCTGCGCGGCATGGAATCCACCGCCCGGCTGCCCATCGCCGTGATGGCCGGCGTCCTCGATCCCGTGGATCCTGCCAAGCTGGCCAAGGCCCCCATCCAGGGCTTCCTCAAGAAGCCCATCGAACTCCGGGAGCTGGGCGACCGCGTCAAGGCCCTCCTCGTCACGCCCGTGCCTGCGCCGCCTTCCGCCCCGGCCGAAGCGTCGCCGTTCAGCACGCTGCCGCCCACCGCGGTCCATGACCTGCTGCCGGCCTCGGAAGCGCCCGACTCGAAACCCGCCGCACCGGAAGAGGATCTCCTCCTGCTGACGGCGGACGACCTGTGGCCCGAGGAAACCGCCGCCGAAGTTCCGGCCCCCGACGTCCCGACCGCCGAAATTCCCCTGGAGCTGGAGGAACTGGACCTGGAGAGCCTTCAGGATCTCGTCCCCGACGAGGACGTTCCCACTCCGGCGCCCGGAGAACCGCCGCCGGCCACGCCCGAAGAGGACGCGGCCTTCCTTCCGGACCTGGACGCGCTGGACGCCCTTTCCTCCGAGCTGGAGCTGCCGCCCCTTCCCGAAGTGGAGTCGGAAGCCGACGAGATCCCCTCCTCCTCTGCCGAGATGGCCGCGGCGGCCCTTCTGGCCCAGGGGGCGCCCGCGCCGCCCGCCGTCGAGGAACCTGCCCCAGCCCCCCCCGAATCCGTGCCCCACTCTGATCCCGCGCCTGCCGCAGCCGGGCAGTCCCCTGCCGCACCCGGTCAGGAGGCCGTCTCCGCGGAGCAGGCCCGAGCCCTGGTCCAGGCGCTGGTGGCCGATCCCGTGCTGGTGGACGCCCTGGTGAAGGCGGTGGTGGCGCGCATGGGCGATCAGGTGGTGCGCGAGATCGCGTGGGAGGTCATGCCGGACCTGGCGGGAAGATTGCAGAGGTAG
- a CDS encoding class IV adenylate cyclase has protein sequence MKRKPEVETELKLRIPATGPFRPLLEALGFRETTPAQPELSILWDRAGELRAAGSALRTRNYAGRTRLTWKGPKVADPVLKIRPEQETGIEDGAALEAILRALGYAPVMRLEKVRAVWEREDVEACLDETPFGCYLELEGDPQPIRAAMESLGLAYDRAEPRSYPELYRAHGLG, from the coding sequence ATGAAGCGCAAACCCGAGGTGGAAACCGAGTTGAAGCTGCGCATCCCCGCCACGGGCCCGTTCCGGCCCCTCTTGGAGGCCCTGGGATTCCGGGAGACCACGCCGGCCCAGCCCGAGCTCAGCATCCTGTGGGACCGCGCGGGCGAGCTGCGCGCTGCGGGGTCGGCCCTGCGGACCCGCAACTACGCGGGAAGGACCCGGCTCACGTGGAAGGGCCCGAAGGTGGCCGATCCCGTCCTCAAGATCCGCCCGGAACAGGAGACGGGCATCGAGGACGGTGCGGCGCTGGAGGCCATCCTGCGCGCCCTGGGTTACGCGCCGGTCATGCGCCTGGAGAAGGTCCGCGCCGTGTGGGAGCGGGAGGACGTGGAGGCCTGCCTCGACGAGACCCCCTTCGGGTGCTACCTGGAGCTGGAAGGCGACCCCCAGCCCATCCGCGCCGCCATGGAGAGCCTCGGCCTCGCCTATGACCGCGCCGAGCCCCGCAGCTATCCGGAGCTGTACCGCGCGCACGGCCTGGGGTAA